A DNA window from Actinomycetota bacterium contains the following coding sequences:
- a CDS encoding GNAT family N-acetyltransferase, translating into MAPLPTGELVAADAYLDLAPRIDSDLVETDAFRLFLSRAPWPYYARPRSDLKRSLWTEDIAEVLARFGDAGVDPALEWIAEVRPELARMAAVSGWSVTTHPLMVADPARVESPDPAPATLRVLDPLEDAVVAARAVAEVSFEAGGTDPGGEGPAHRDRAAAALAPGLAAHLRYRLLSGASVTAVAELPGEGVVATATYHPVGDTAEVLAVATLPSARRRGLAGALTALLARHAGGHGVTTLLLTAQGPRVARLYASVGFRRLGTACAAQRAL; encoded by the coding sequence ATGGCCCCCCTGCCCACCGGCGAGCTGGTCGCCGCCGACGCCTACCTCGACCTGGCCCCCCGGATCGACTCCGATCTGGTCGAGACCGACGCCTTCCGGCTCTTCCTCAGCCGGGCGCCCTGGCCCTACTACGCCCGGCCCCGGTCGGACCTGAAGCGCAGCTTGTGGACCGAAGACATTGCCGAGGTGCTGGCGCGCTTCGGGGACGCGGGCGTCGACCCGGCCCTCGAATGGATCGCCGAGGTGCGCCCCGAGCTGGCCCGGATGGCAGCGGTCAGCGGCTGGTCGGTGACCACCCACCCCCTGATGGTCGCCGATCCCGCCCGGGTCGAGTCCCCGGACCCCGCCCCGGCGACGCTGCGGGTGCTCGACCCTCTGGAGGATGCGGTGGTGGCCGCCCGGGCCGTCGCCGAGGTGTCCTTCGAGGCCGGTGGCACCGACCCGGGCGGGGAGGGTCCGGCGCACCGGGACCGGGCCGCCGCGGCCCTGGCACCCGGGCTGGCCGCCCACCTCCGCTACCGGTTGCTCAGCGGGGCGAGCGTCACCGCGGTGGCCGAGCTCCCGGGCGAGGGGGTGGTGGCCACCGCCACCTACCACCCCGTGGGCGACACCGCCGAGGTGCTGGCGGTGGCCACGCTGCCCTCCGCCCGGCGGCGGGGCCTGGCCGGGGCGCTCACCGCCCTCCTCGCCCGCCACGCCGGCGGGCACGGCGTCACGACCCTCCTGCTCACCGCCCAGGGCCCCCGGGTCGCCCGGCTGTACGCCAGCGTGGGCTTCCGCCGGTTGGGCACGGCGTGCGCCGCCCAGAGGGCCCTGTGA
- a CDS encoding rhodanese-like domain-containing protein, with the protein MPSLDDMVHEARSRVREVSADEAKAMVDSEPGALIVDVREPHEFDMGHIPGAILAPLGRVRDLGDARSPMALAELTAATGNLVVTQCATGKRSIVAADILQKLGYANVVSMRGGFFGWARLGLPID; encoded by the coding sequence GTGCCCAGCTTGGACGACATGGTGCATGAAGCCCGCTCCCGCGTGCGGGAGGTCTCGGCCGATGAGGCGAAGGCGATGGTGGATTCCGAGCCCGGGGCGCTCATTGTCGACGTCCGTGAGCCCCACGAGTTCGACATGGGCCATATCCCGGGCGCCATCCTGGCCCCCCTCGGCCGGGTCCGTGACCTGGGCGACGCCCGTAGCCCGATGGCCCTCGCCGAGCTGACCGCCGCCACCGGGAACCTCGTGGTCACGCAGTGTGCCACCGGCAAGCGGTCGATCGTCGCCGCCGACATCCTCCAGAAGCTGGGCTACGCCAACGTGGTGTCGATGCGGGGCGGCTTCTTCGGGTGGGCCCGGCTGGGCCTGCCGATCGACTAA
- a CDS encoding YciI family protein, producing the protein MKYVLLYESSPEARARAAEHFPAHRARWSTAHEAGDLLMIGPFADSAGGAMAVFTSREAAEAFAADDPFVIHGVVATWEIREWREALVPEGDQR; encoded by the coding sequence ATGAAGTACGTCCTGCTCTACGAGTCATCGCCCGAGGCCCGGGCGCGGGCGGCGGAGCACTTCCCGGCCCATCGGGCCCGCTGGTCCACCGCCCACGAGGCGGGCGATCTCCTCATGATCGGGCCCTTCGCCGATTCCGCGGGCGGTGCCATGGCGGTGTTCACCAGCCGGGAGGCAGCGGAGGCCTTCGCCGCAGACGACCCCTTCGTCATTCACGGGGTCGTCGCCACCTGGGAGATCCGGGAATGGCGCGAGGCACTGGTGCCCGAGGGAGACCAACGATGA
- a CDS encoding bis-aminopropyl spermidine synthase family protein: MDADSGARGASGEGSAACGEATVQGVDRLRSELGVQFAPVRRLLRILGDASGAVTLGELVEGSGVPHRRVVEVLEGLGVAPASGAVGPLEPDARAALRSAIAVGTAPRAQEVHMILEEMAATRPPSVWNLDHVPATTATILARAEYLLEHYELAGARLVMLGDHDLTGVATALLAPRAQVTVVDIDQRLLEHLDGVSDRLGLGLRLVAADLRLGLPASVAGSADLVFTDPPYSQEGIELFVRRGVETLGERPGASLLFCYGVNDRSPDRLISVQEFLTRQHLVLEALLPGFNRYEGAHAIGSSSALWVCRPTRRTRPALQALARKAADPRIYSRGAASTQSAAQSLPPPVAEALAAREGAGEWVRAQDLLEAAGESPAKRWPAELIVDLGHHFGASAGRVLMAAPGRSQVALVGDARALAVIQGEPFRRLVTARFALEVACPAARDGIGLLIALPVRPDASRDAAGWVLAWLQDHLSARLRNAWREGLCALGERQGTRCTKNEARALIEAVGMRPGELDGSLLELPAHRLRALIEGVEQTVGQLRSGKPAR; encoded by the coding sequence GTGGATGCAGACAGCGGAGCCCGCGGAGCCAGCGGCGAAGGGAGCGCAGCCTGCGGCGAAGCGACGGTCCAGGGGGTCGATCGGCTCCGGTCAGAGCTCGGGGTGCAGTTCGCCCCGGTCCGGCGGCTGCTGCGGATCCTCGGCGATGCCTCCGGTGCGGTGACCCTCGGCGAGCTGGTGGAGGGCAGCGGCGTGCCCCACCGCCGGGTGGTCGAGGTGCTCGAGGGCCTGGGCGTCGCCCCGGCGTCGGGCGCGGTGGGACCGCTGGAGCCGGACGCCCGGGCGGCGCTGCGCTCCGCCATCGCGGTGGGCACGGCACCGCGGGCCCAGGAAGTCCACATGATCCTGGAGGAGATGGCCGCCACCCGGCCGCCGTCGGTGTGGAACCTGGATCACGTCCCGGCGACCACTGCCACCATCCTCGCCCGGGCCGAGTACCTGCTGGAGCACTACGAGCTGGCGGGGGCACGCCTCGTGATGCTCGGCGACCACGACCTCACCGGCGTTGCCACCGCGCTCCTGGCGCCGCGCGCTCAGGTCACCGTGGTGGACATCGACCAGCGCCTGCTGGAGCACCTCGACGGCGTCAGCGACCGGCTGGGTCTCGGACTCCGGTTGGTGGCGGCCGATCTCCGCCTGGGTCTTCCGGCATCGGTGGCCGGCAGCGCCGACCTGGTCTTCACCGATCCTCCCTACAGCCAGGAGGGCATCGAGCTGTTCGTGCGCCGGGGGGTCGAGACCCTGGGCGAGCGCCCGGGGGCATCGCTGCTGTTCTGCTACGGCGTGAACGACCGGTCGCCCGACCGCCTCATATCCGTCCAGGAATTCCTGACCCGCCAGCACCTGGTGCTGGAGGCCCTCCTGCCCGGCTTCAACCGGTACGAGGGCGCCCACGCCATCGGGTCCAGCAGCGCCCTGTGGGTGTGCCGTCCGACGCGTCGTACACGACCCGCCCTGCAGGCGCTGGCCCGCAAGGCGGCGGACCCCCGCATCTACTCCCGGGGGGCGGCCAGCACGCAGAGCGCCGCCCAGTCGTTGCCGCCGCCCGTAGCGGAGGCCCTTGCCGCCCGGGAAGGCGCGGGGGAGTGGGTGCGGGCGCAGGATCTCCTCGAAGCTGCAGGGGAGTCGCCGGCGAAGCGGTGGCCGGCTGAACTGATCGTCGATCTCGGCCACCACTTCGGTGCCTCGGCGGGCCGGGTGCTGATGGCGGCGCCCGGGCGCTCCCAGGTGGCGCTGGTGGGCGATGCCCGGGCCCTCGCCGTGATCCAGGGCGAGCCGTTCCGCCGCCTCGTCACCGCCCGCTTCGCCCTGGAGGTCGCCTGCCCGGCCGCCCGGGACGGGATCGGACTCCTCATCGCCCTCCCGGTGCGTCCCGATGCCTCCCGGGATGCCGCCGGCTGGGTGCTGGCCTGGCTGCAGGACCACCTTTCAGCCCGGCTGCGCAACGCGTGGCGCGAAGGCCTCTGCGCCCTCGGCGAGCGCCAGGGCACCCGGTGCACGAAGAACGAGGCCAGGGCGCTCATCGAGGCGGTCGGGATGCGCCCCGGCGAGCTGGACGGTTCCCTCCTGGAGCTGCCCGCCCACCGCCTGCGGGCACTCATCGAGGGGGTCGAGCAGACGGTGGGCCAGCTCCGGTCTGGGAAACCAGCTCGATAG
- a CDS encoding helix-turn-helix domain-containing protein — protein MSTPLESAVARVGDRWTMLIVEALLAGPRRFNDLQEALPGIAPNILSQRLKALERDFLVLAEPYSDRPARVAYRLSEQGQDLAGALRLLGDWGARHAGGEGPRHETCGTAMESRWYCPTCGVLVEEAEPDVRFV, from the coding sequence ATGAGCACCCCGCTCGAGTCGGCGGTGGCCCGGGTGGGGGACCGCTGGACGATGCTCATCGTCGAGGCTCTGCTCGCCGGCCCCCGCCGGTTCAACGATCTCCAGGAGGCATTGCCGGGCATCGCCCCCAACATCCTGTCCCAGCGCCTGAAGGCCCTGGAGCGGGACTTTCTCGTGCTGGCCGAGCCCTATTCCGACCGCCCCGCCCGGGTGGCCTACCGGCTGAGCGAGCAGGGCCAGGACCTGGCCGGGGCGCTCCGCCTCCTGGGTGACTGGGGCGCCCGCCACGCCGGCGGCGAGGGGCCGCGCCACGAGACGTGCGGGACGGCGATGGAGTCCCGCTGGTACTGCCCCACTTGCGGGGTGCTTGTCGAGGAGGCCGAGCCCGACGTGCGCTTCGTCTGA
- a CDS encoding S1C family serine protease, with product MGVLDEVQEAVAAVAASAGPSVVGIGSGGGRGSGIVLGEGTVLTNAHNLRGGEVTVVFPEGHSEVGTVKGVDIEGDLAVIAVGTGDAPALAWSEAAVGLGTPVFALANRSGRGLRVTQGFVSSVGRAFRGPRGRTIAGTVEHTAPMAHGSSGGPIVDATGKLLGINTNRAGEGFYQALPADEDLARRVAALGRGEAPYRPRLGLGIIPGRMARRLRQAVGLPERDGLLVREVEEGGAGAAAGLQQGDYIVAAAGKGLATVEDLQNAMEALAPGATLQLTVVRGAEERAVTLTLPDAG from the coding sequence ATGGGTGTGCTGGACGAGGTACAGGAAGCAGTGGCGGCCGTGGCGGCGTCGGCCGGGCCGTCGGTCGTCGGGATCGGCAGTGGCGGCGGCCGGGGATCCGGGATTGTCCTCGGGGAGGGCACGGTGCTCACCAATGCCCACAACCTGCGGGGCGGGGAGGTCACTGTGGTGTTCCCCGAGGGGCACAGTGAGGTGGGCACCGTCAAAGGCGTCGACATCGAGGGCGACCTGGCCGTCATTGCGGTGGGCACCGGCGATGCACCGGCCCTGGCGTGGTCGGAGGCGGCAGTGGGGCTGGGCACGCCGGTCTTCGCCCTCGCCAACCGCAGCGGCCGGGGACTCCGGGTGACCCAGGGGTTCGTCTCGTCAGTCGGGCGGGCATTCCGGGGTCCCCGGGGCCGGACCATCGCCGGGACCGTCGAGCACACCGCCCCGATGGCGCACGGATCCTCGGGCGGGCCGATCGTGGATGCCACCGGCAAGCTGCTGGGCATCAACACCAACCGGGCGGGCGAGGGCTTCTACCAGGCGCTGCCCGCCGACGAGGACCTGGCCCGCCGGGTCGCCGCCCTCGGGCGGGGCGAGGCCCCCTACCGGCCCCGCCTCGGCCTGGGCATCATCCCCGGCCGGATGGCGCGCAGGCTGCGCCAGGCGGTCGGCCTGCCGGAGCGGGACGGCCTCCTGGTGCGGGAGGTCGAGGAGGGCGGCGCCGGTGCGGCCGCCGGCCTGCAGCAGGGCGACTACATCGTCGCTGCGGCCGGCAAGGGCCTTGCCACCGTGGAAGACCTGCAGAACGCCATGGAGGCCCTCGCGCCGGGCGCAACCCTGCAGCTCACCGTGGTGCGGGGGGCCGAGGAGCGGGCGGTCACCCTGACGCTGCCCGACGCGGGGTAG